The genomic DNA CGCGATGTCGCCCAAGCGCTCAACACGCTCGAATTGCTGATGGCTCAAAAAGCCAACACCGCACAACAGAGCTGCGAAGCGATTCACAGCGCCGTTGCTCTCCCGGTCGATCAAATCCTTAACGATGCGGTCAACGTGCTGGAACAGTACATCGGGCACGAATCGGACCTGGCCGAACGCGTCCGCCGAATCTTGAAGAATGCGCGGGATATCAAACAAACGATCCAACAGATTGGCGAACGCTTGACACCGGTCGAAGCTGTCCCGGCGTCGGCTAAGAAGCCGCAATACCCCAACCTGATGGACAAGCGGATCCTGGTTGTCGATGCAGACACGCAGGTGCTGGACGACGCCCATACCTTGCTGGAACGTTACGGCTGCGTCGTGGAAACCGCCCAGACGGGCGACGAAGCGGTTCGCATGGTTCGCTGCAGCCAAGGTGTGGTCAGCTACGACGCAATCATCAGCGACATCCGACTGCCCGACTACTCCGGCTACCAGCTGATGCTCCGGCTGAAAAACCAAATGGATTATGTGCCGATGATCCTGATGACGGGTTTCGGTTACGATCCGGGGCATTCGATCGTGAAAGCGCGACAAGATGGGCTGCACCCCAAAGCGATCCTTTTCAAACCGTTTCGGTTGGACCAATTAATCGATGTCCTCGAGACGATTCTCTTAGCCGCGGCGGCTTGACCTTCTTAGGTGTGATCGATGTCCCTGCCGGCTGATTTTGACGTCCGCGAACGCGTGCGCGAAGCGAACGATATCGTCGATGTCGTGGGCGCATCGCTTGAACTGCGCCGCCAGGGCAGCAGTTTTGTCGCGCGTTGCCCTTGGCACGACGATAAGAAGCCGAGCCTGTCGGTCAATCCGGTCCGCCAATCGTGGAAGTGCTGGCCCTGCGATATCGGCGGTGATGTCTTTAGCTTTGTAATGCGGCGCGATGGCGTCAGCTTCCCCGAAGCGCTCAAGATCCTCGCCGACCGCGCCGGCATCGAGATCCAACGCGGTTCCGCTCCTGCTGAAAAAGGATCGGTCGACGACAAGGCAACCTTACTGTCGGCGCTGAAGTGGGCCGAAGAACGGTTCTTCAACTACCTGGCCAAATCGCCGGCAGCCGCGGTCGTCCGGGACTACCTGCAAGAACGGGGCATCGACGAAGAGAATCGCATTCGCTTTCGCATCGGCTTCGCTCCCGACCAGTGGGACTGGTTGTTAGGCGCTGCGTTGGACGCCGGCTTCAGTCCGCAAATCCTGCAGGCCGCCGGCCTTGCCCTCGCGCGGAACTCAGGCAGTGGCCACTACGATTTTTTCCGTGGCCGATTGATGTTTCCGATCTACGACCTGCAAGATCGCCCGATCGCGTTTGGTGGACGCCACGTGCCGATGATCGGCGATCAATCGGGCGGCAAATACGTGAACACTTCCGAGACGAAGCTGTTCTCGAAGAGCCAACATCTGTACGCCCTGAACATGGCCCGCCAAGCGATGCAGCGGCAACGCCAGGCGCTGGTCATGGAGGGTTACACCGACGTGATCGCCGCCCGACAGCACGGCATCGAAACGGCAGTCGCTTGCCTGGGCGTGGCCGTGGGCGACAGCCATGTGCGGCTGCTGAAGCGATTTGTCGACCAAATCGTGCTGGTCCTCGACGGCGACGCCGCCGGGCAGCGTCGCGCCGACGAAGTGCTAGAACTTTTTGTGTCGGCCGACGTCGACATGCGTGTTCTGACACTGCCCCAGGGGCAAGATCCCGCCGACTTCCTGAACACCCACGGTGCCGATGCGTTCCGTGAATTGATCGCCCAAGCCCCCGATGCGATCGAACACAAACTGAATCGTTCAACCGCCGGAATCGACTTAGTCCGGGACACCCACGCCGCGTCGGCAGCCCTCGATTCGATGCTCCGGCTGGTCGCCAAATCGCCTCAAAACGCGAACAACTTGCGGATCGAACAAACCGTAATGCGACTCAGCCGAACGTTTGGGCTGCCCGCCGACACGCTGAAGAATCGGATCACCGAACACCGTAACGATCCGCGTCAGAACCGTGAATTCAAACGGCAACCGGAACCGACCACCGCGCCCCCACCCCAGGTCCGCCACCAACCGATCACCGGCATCGATCGCGAGCTGTTTGAATTGATGATCGAACGGGCCGACCTGGTTCCCCAGGCGCTTGAATCGGTCGAACCGCGATGGCTGGCGACCGACACCGCCCGAGCCCTGATGACGATCTATGAAGACCTGGAACTGGGCGGCCACGAACTGGATGTCCAGAACGTGC from Rosistilla carotiformis includes the following:
- the dnaG gene encoding DNA primase, whose translation is MSLPADFDVRERVREANDIVDVVGASLELRRQGSSFVARCPWHDDKKPSLSVNPVRQSWKCWPCDIGGDVFSFVMRRDGVSFPEALKILADRAGIEIQRGSAPAEKGSVDDKATLLSALKWAEERFFNYLAKSPAAAVVRDYLQERGIDEENRIRFRIGFAPDQWDWLLGAALDAGFSPQILQAAGLALARNSGSGHYDFFRGRLMFPIYDLQDRPIAFGGRHVPMIGDQSGGKYVNTSETKLFSKSQHLYALNMARQAMQRQRQALVMEGYTDVIAARQHGIETAVACLGVAVGDSHVRLLKRFVDQIVLVLDGDAAGQRRADEVLELFVSADVDMRVLTLPQGQDPADFLNTHGADAFRELIAQAPDAIEHKLNRSTAGIDLVRDTHAASAALDSMLRLVAKSPQNANNLRIEQTVMRLSRTFGLPADTLKNRITEHRNDPRQNREFKRQPEPTTAPPPQVRHQPITGIDRELFELMIERADLVPQALESVEPRWLATDTARALMTIYEDLELGGHELDVQNVLLAVEDAHLKSVLVNFQQSVDDKAATVNGPPEVRMQAVIDRFRGTELEEQRRRTLRDLESSQLDDDEEMELLKQMFAQERTRQGLLAPPPSE